In one window of Tumebacillus algifaecis DNA:
- the wecB gene encoding non-hydrolyzing UDP-N-acetylglucosamine 2-epimerase, producing the protein MEPIRVLTVFGTRPEAVKMAPLVKALERAGEQIHSRVCVTAQHRQMLDQVLELFEITPDYDLDIMEPRQTLTGVTTKALAGLQDVIQQEKPHIVLVHGDTTTTFVGALAAFYQQVAIGHVEAGLRTNDKYSPFPEEMNRQLTGVMADLHFAPTEQSKHNLLQESKPEAKIFVTGNTAIDAMATTVRDTYSHPILDSLQQNQRLVFMTAHRRENLGEKMENIFRAVRRLVEEHEDLVVVYPVHLNPAVQEPARAILGGHERIHLTDPMDVYDGHNFMSRAYLILTDSGGIQEEAPSLGVPVLVLRDTTERPEGIAAGTLKLVGTEEAVIYEMAGELLTNSETHRSMSVAVNPYGDGKASERIVQAILHHFGSGDKPDEFTV; encoded by the coding sequence ATGGAACCCATTCGCGTACTGACGGTATTTGGTACTCGTCCTGAAGCGGTCAAGATGGCTCCGCTCGTAAAAGCGCTGGAGCGGGCAGGCGAGCAGATTCATTCCCGCGTTTGCGTGACGGCACAACACCGTCAAATGCTCGACCAAGTGCTAGAGCTGTTTGAGATTACGCCCGACTATGACCTCGATATCATGGAGCCGCGTCAGACGCTGACCGGCGTCACGACCAAGGCGCTGGCCGGTTTGCAGGATGTGATCCAGCAGGAGAAGCCGCACATCGTGCTCGTCCACGGCGACACGACGACAACTTTTGTTGGTGCCCTGGCCGCCTTTTATCAGCAGGTGGCGATCGGTCACGTCGAGGCGGGACTGCGCACCAACGACAAATACTCGCCGTTTCCGGAAGAGATGAACCGCCAATTGACCGGGGTGATGGCCGACCTGCATTTTGCGCCGACCGAACAGTCGAAGCACAATCTGCTTCAGGAGAGCAAGCCGGAAGCGAAGATCTTCGTCACGGGCAACACCGCGATCGACGCGATGGCGACCACTGTGCGCGACACCTATTCCCACCCGATTCTCGATTCGTTGCAACAAAATCAGCGCCTGGTGTTCATGACAGCTCATCGCCGTGAGAACCTCGGGGAGAAGATGGAGAACATCTTCCGCGCGGTGCGCCGTCTGGTCGAAGAGCATGAGGATTTGGTGGTCGTCTACCCAGTGCATCTCAATCCGGCGGTGCAGGAACCGGCGCGTGCCATCTTGGGTGGTCATGAGCGGATTCACCTGACCGACCCGATGGACGTGTATGACGGACACAACTTCATGTCCCGTGCCTACCTGATTTTGACCGACTCCGGCGGCATCCAAGAGGAAGCGCCGTCGCTGGGCGTTCCGGTGCTCGTCCTGCGCGACACCACCGAGCGTCCAGAAGGCATCGCAGCGGGCACCTTGAAGCTGGTAGGTACCGAAGAAGCGGTGATTTATGAGATGGCGGGCGAACTGCTCACCAACTCCGAGACGCACCGCAGCATGTCGGTTGCAGTCAACCCCTATGGCGACGGCAAAGCGTCTGAGCGCATCGTGCAAGCGATCCTGCACCACTTTGGGAGCGGGGATAAGCCGGATGAGTTTACCGTCTGA